Proteins from one Cydia fagiglandana chromosome 13, ilCydFagi1.1, whole genome shotgun sequence genomic window:
- the LOC134670158 gene encoding uncharacterized protein LOC134670158 isoform X2, producing MALKLSIEESDTDSLILEVTDLEQPECLQKGWTDSYAKEVLLDASTLGDVPAVYRVPPPAPHQLPVIGVYIDPRVRTGFRYKVRPMQALDAAPLSVKPKYLFGGKALTLQSIGRGFARRITFEPHDSSLNDNNNYFWTDSRPEGFLFELEAVSIGDKFTVYDANHEPQGILEVVQQQKNQIEVDQQIFEDGSIVKKVKISTLCKVEWYENDGATKLVPVSGLAILKKGRGNAAVTRVVNVAIGIKQLRKGYELKPGIESSSRRVTVNGGDINDIPCQYCIVGLEKYELPVIGTYVDPRIVPGFHYRVRPAGCRRHLFEGRSLLLQSVGMGYGKRITFKPDTLNAPENYFWSDSHPEGIGMEPRAIQPGMKFTITGNGGLLGEASVFRADLPQVEEKTEYVDVPGKRGKAVEKYIHVDVTCHVKLATTGGGSVDSEVHLMKVSGVALVRKEPGQAVANLVKVYNVGLDSQLNLLFAHSQTELTFHPMP from the exons ATGGCATTAAAATTGTCGATTGAGGAATCTGACACTGATAGCCTGATTTTAGAAGTGACTGATTTG GAGCAGCCTGAGTGCTTGCAAAAGGGTTGGACGGATAGTTATGCCAAGGAGGTGTTGTTGGATGCTAGTACCCTTGGGGATGTGCCGGCCGTGTACCGCgtgccgccgccggcgccgcacCAGCTGCCCGTCATAGGGGTCTACATCGACCCTCGCGTCAGAACCGGCTTCCGATACAAAGTTAGACCCATGCAG gcTCTAGATGCGGCCCCATTGTCGGTGAAGCCCAAGTATTTGTTCGGAGGCAAGGCCCTGACGCTGCAGTCGATCGGGCGAGGGTTCGCGCGCCGCATCACATTTGAGCCCCATGATTCCTCGCTCAATGACAATAACAATTATTTCTGGACCGACTCTAGACCGGAAGGATTCTTGTTCGAGCTTGAGGCTGTCTCCATTGGGGATAAATTCACCGTCTATGATGCGAACCATGAACCTCAGGGCATCCTTGAAGTTGTCCAACAACAG AAAAATCAAATTGAAGTGGATCAGCAAATCTTCGAAGACGGATCAATCGTGAAGAAAGTGAAGATCAGTACGCTTTGTAAAGTAGAGTGGTATGAAAATGATGGAGCTACTAAATTGGTGCCGGTTTCCGGACTAGCCATCTTGAAGAAAGGCCGAGGAAACGCGGCGGTAACCAGAGTAGTCAACGTTGCGATTGGCATCAAGCAGCTCCGAAAGGGCTACGAACTCAAGCCTGGTATCGAGTCATCGTCCAGGAGGGTCACTGTCAACGGTGGCGACATTAATGACATTCCTTGCCAGTATTGCATAGTTGGGCTCGAGAAGTATGAGTTGCCTGTCATTGGAACATACGTAGATCCCCGAATCGTGCCCGGATTCCACTACCGAGTGCGTCCCGCTGGCTGCCGCCGCCACCTGTTCGAGGGCCGGAGCCTACTCCTGCAGTCCGTCGGCATGGGTTACGGAAAGCGCATCACATTCAAGCCGGACACGCTTAATGCCCCAGAAAACTACTTCTGGTCCGACTCGCACCCCGAGGGCATTGGCATGGAACCACGCGCGATCCAGCCTGGCATGAAATTCACTATTACAGGAAACGGG GGTCTTCTGGGAGAGGCGAGCGTGTTCCGCGCTGACCTGCCCCAGGTTGAGGAGAAGACTGAATACGTGGACGTCCCGGGAAAGCGTGGAAAAGCCGTGGAGAAGTACATCCACGTCGACGTCACCTGTCACGTGAAGCTGGCCACGACTGGCGGTGGCTCCGTCGACTCGGAAGTTCACCTGATGAAGGTGTCGGGAGTCGCTCTGGTCCGCAAGGAGCCGGGCCAGGCCGTCGCCAACTTGGTCAAGGTCTACAACGTCGGTCTCGACTCGCAGCTGAACCTTCTGTTCGCGCACTCACAGACCGAGCTCACCTTCCACCCCATGCCTTAA